A region from the Azospirillaceae bacterium genome encodes:
- a CDS encoding response regulator, with product MGTTVLIVDDSKLARIVVAKAIAAAQPGWTKVEAGNADEALAVLAQGQVDVAVLDFNMPGLNGLELAEQMRQRFPDMPIALATANVQDEVIARARTVNATFVSKPITEDGLRGFLSGAALKLRAVQG from the coding sequence ATGGGTACTACGGTCTTGATCGTTGATGACAGCAAGCTGGCGCGTATCGTGGTGGCGAAGGCCATCGCGGCGGCGCAGCCGGGCTGGACCAAGGTGGAGGCCGGCAACGCCGACGAGGCGCTGGCCGTCCTGGCGCAGGGGCAGGTCGATGTGGCCGTCCTGGATTTCAACATGCCGGGCCTGAACGGCCTGGAACTGGCGGAGCAGATGCGACAGCGCTTCCCCGACATGCCCATCGCGCTGGCCACCGCCAATGTGCAGGATGAGGTGATCGCGCGCGCCAGGACGGTGAACGCCACCTTCGTCAGCAAACCCATCACCGAGGACGGCCTGCGCGGGTTCCTGTCCGGCGCGGCCCTGAAGCTGCGCGCGGTGCAGGGATGA
- a CDS encoding chemotaxis protein CheX encodes MSHTAIVLDPLENDALTELVNIGVSRAAVSLRKMVGDQVILSVPSVEVLDRRVAAALIRERESDQLVAVRQDFSGAFSGRALLIFPESNSLELVRAVTHGEMSNTEMVEFEDEALAETGNVVLNGCLATMANLLQRPLTMSLPQVMRGDGTLLFELTEQAGDDGIVLFLYINFAISGRDIRGYIAMLMDLPSVHSLKDLVGEFIARIVGTDTHAG; translated from the coding sequence ATGAGCCACACCGCCATCGTTCTCGACCCGCTTGAGAACGACGCCCTGACGGAACTGGTGAACATCGGCGTCAGCCGTGCTGCCGTCAGCCTGCGCAAGATGGTGGGCGACCAGGTGATCCTGTCCGTGCCCTCGGTTGAGGTGCTGGACCGCCGGGTGGCCGCGGCCCTGATCCGGGAACGGGAAAGCGACCAGTTGGTCGCCGTGCGCCAGGATTTCAGCGGCGCGTTCAGCGGGCGCGCCCTGCTGATCTTCCCGGAATCCAACAGCCTGGAACTGGTCCGCGCCGTCACCCATGGCGAGATGTCCAACACGGAGATGGTGGAGTTCGAGGATGAGGCGCTGGCCGAAACCGGCAACGTCGTCCTCAACGGCTGTCTCGCCACCATGGCCAATCTGCTGCAGCGGCCGCTGACCATGTCGCTGCCGCAGGTGATGCGCGGCGACGGCACCCTGCTGTTCGAGTTGACGGAACAGGCGGGCGACGACGGCATCGTCCTGTTCCTGTACATCAATTTCGCCATCAGCGGCCGCGATATCCGGGGGTATATCGCCATGCTGATGGATTTGCCGTCGGTGCACTCATTGAAGGATCTGGTGGGGGAATTCATCGCGCGCATCGTCGGGACGGACACCCATGCCGGGTGA
- a CDS encoding PAS domain-containing protein, protein MDACDDAGNGLPSDVRALCGPLLDCLIQSGLPLTITDHRRPGEPLVFANPAFERLTGHTLADLAGQPFGFHAAPDADPAILAGIEDALAADRPLTADLRILRRDGPTFWNRVRLTPMTDAQGATPFYVWTHADLTLELARAEVEAELAASRRALSNAKERARLAQAVGGTAGAWEWDAAGGRLYADARFSELYGLDPIEAGNGLPTEAFFNAIHADDRMRMRIAVAGVMHGADVFAKDYRVITRDGTVRWVSARGGADRAADNSLRRFKGVLADITDQKRVEEQLRVAQTAGGVGTFEYINGFGTVSVSEQFCRLLGLHPASALPVRTVNTVVHPEDAPLLAHPEAADGVAEPYREFRIVRPDTGEVRWLAQRGEHRRDGKHGTGGRFIGVIYDITASKDAEERLRQFAETLELRVEERTRERDRVWNNSRDLLVIVGAHGLFRAASPSWTAILGYQPEEVVGRPIADFLHPEDAGPTTEAVLGALQDADLTNFESRHLHKDGSLRWISWNTAQEDDLVYAYGRDVTEDKDRVEALRQTEEQLRQAQKMEAVGQLTGGLAHDFNNMLMGVIGGLDIVRRRITQGRLNDLDRFMDASMASAQRAAALTHRLLAFSRRQTLDPKPIDVNDLVRSMEDLLRRTLGEQIEFRVNMAADLAAARSDVNQLESAILNLAINARDAMPDGGILTIETGRQTLDRAYAARHNGLAAGDYIMIRVSDTGMGMPPDVVAKAFDPFFTTKPIGQGTGLGLSMIYGFVQQTGGHVRIDSEMWRGTAITLYLPCDGGEDEQARDLVLRGDAPEGAGEIVLVVEDDESVRLLVLDVLQELGYTALHAAEGRAALSVIESSSQIDLLITDVGLPGLNGRQLAEIARRRRPDLPVLFVTGYAANAAVRGDFLDDGMDMVMKPFAMDELAAKIRGILEGRAKRAVS, encoded by the coding sequence ATGGACGCATGCGACGACGCAGGTAACGGCCTTCCATCGGACGTGCGGGCGCTGTGCGGCCCGCTGCTGGATTGCCTGATCCAATCGGGCTTGCCCCTGACCATCACCGACCATCGCCGCCCGGGGGAGCCCCTGGTGTTCGCCAACCCGGCGTTCGAGCGGCTGACCGGCCACACGCTGGCCGACCTGGCCGGCCAGCCGTTCGGCTTCCACGCCGCCCCGGACGCCGATCCCGCCATCCTGGCCGGGATTGAGGACGCGCTGGCGGCCGACCGTCCCTTGACCGCCGACCTGCGCATCCTGCGCCGCGACGGCCCCACCTTCTGGAACCGGGTGCGCCTGACGCCGATGACGGACGCGCAAGGCGCCACCCCCTTCTACGTCTGGACCCACGCCGACCTGACCCTGGAACTGGCGCGGGCGGAGGTGGAGGCGGAACTGGCCGCCAGCCGCCGGGCCCTCAGCAACGCCAAGGAACGCGCCCGCCTGGCCCAGGCCGTGGGCGGCACCGCCGGCGCCTGGGAATGGGACGCGGCCGGCGGCCGCCTCTATGCCGATGCCCGCTTTTCCGAGCTGTACGGCCTGGATCCCATCGAGGCCGGCAACGGCCTGCCGACCGAGGCCTTCTTCAACGCCATCCATGCCGACGACCGCATGCGCATGCGCATCGCCGTCGCCGGCGTGATGCACGGTGCGGACGTGTTCGCCAAGGACTACCGCGTCATCACCCGCGACGGCACCGTGCGCTGGGTGTCGGCGCGCGGTGGCGCCGACCGCGCGGCCGACAACAGCTTGCGCCGTTTCAAGGGCGTGCTGGCCGACATCACCGACCAGAAGCGGGTCGAGGAACAGCTGCGCGTGGCCCAGACGGCGGGCGGCGTCGGCACCTTCGAATACATCAATGGTTTCGGCACCGTGTCGGTGTCGGAGCAGTTCTGCCGCCTGCTGGGCCTGCATCCCGCCAGCGCCCTGCCGGTGCGCACCGTCAACACCGTCGTGCATCCCGAGGACGCGCCCCTGCTGGCGCATCCGGAGGCGGCGGACGGCGTGGCGGAACCCTACCGGGAATTCCGCATCGTCCGGCCGGACACGGGCGAGGTGCGCTGGCTGGCCCAGCGGGGGGAGCACCGCCGCGACGGCAAGCACGGCACCGGCGGCCGCTTCATCGGTGTCATCTATGACATCACCGCGTCCAAGGATGCGGAGGAACGGCTGCGGCAGTTCGCGGAAACGCTGGAACTGCGGGTGGAGGAGCGGACGCGGGAACGCGACCGCGTCTGGAACAACTCCCGCGACCTGCTGGTGATCGTGGGCGCCCACGGACTGTTCCGCGCCGCCAGCCCATCCTGGACTGCCATCCTGGGCTATCAGCCGGAGGAGGTGGTGGGCCGGCCCATCGCCGATTTCCTGCATCCCGAGGATGCCGGGCCCACCACCGAGGCGGTGCTGGGCGCCCTGCAGGACGCCGACCTGACCAATTTCGAAAGCCGTCACCTGCACAAGGACGGCAGCCTGCGCTGGATTTCCTGGAACACGGCGCAGGAGGACGACCTGGTCTACGCCTACGGCCGCGACGTCACCGAAGACAAGGATCGCGTCGAAGCACTGCGCCAGACGGAAGAGCAGTTGCGCCAGGCGCAGAAGATGGAGGCGGTGGGCCAGTTGACCGGCGGCCTGGCGCATGACTTCAACAACATGCTGATGGGCGTCATCGGTGGCCTGGACATCGTGCGCCGCCGCATCACCCAGGGGCGGTTGAACGATTTGGACCGGTTCATGGACGCGTCCATGGCCTCAGCCCAGCGCGCGGCGGCCCTAACCCACCGGCTGCTGGCCTTCTCCCGCCGGCAGACGCTGGATCCCAAGCCCATCGACGTCAACGACCTGGTGCGGTCGATGGAGGACTTGCTGCGCCGCACCTTGGGTGAGCAGATCGAGTTCAGGGTCAACATGGCGGCGGATCTGGCGGCGGCCCGCAGCGACGTCAACCAGCTGGAAAGCGCCATCCTGAACCTGGCGATCAACGCCCGCGACGCCATGCCCGACGGCGGCATCCTGACCATCGAGACCGGGCGGCAGACATTGGACCGCGCCTATGCCGCCCGGCACAACGGCCTGGCCGCCGGCGACTACATCATGATCCGGGTCAGCGACACCGGCATGGGCATGCCGCCCGACGTGGTGGCCAAGGCCTTCGACCCCTTCTTCACCACCAAGCCCATCGGGCAGGGCACCGGCCTGGGCCTGTCCATGATCTACGGCTTCGTCCAGCAGACCGGCGGTCATGTCCGCATCGACAGCGAGATGTGGCGCGGCACCGCCATCACCCTGTACCTGCCCTGCGACGGCGGGGAGGACGAACAGGCCCGCGACCTTGTCCTGCGCGGCGACGCGCCGGAAGGGGCGGGGGAGATCGTGCTGGTGGTGGAGGACGACGAGTCCGTGCGCCTGCTGGTCCTGGATGTGTTGCAGGAACTGGGCTACACCGCCCTGCACGCGGCCGAGGGCCGGGCGGCCCTGTCGGTCATCGAATCCTCCAGCCAGATCGACCTGCT